The following proteins are co-located in the Calliphora vicina chromosome 2, idCalVici1.1, whole genome shotgun sequence genome:
- the uif gene encoding uncharacterized protein uif, protein MGGLTAASLKWLSAFICVVLIFACKVKAADDVFSCPNGWELRGLHCYKYFNIKHSWEKSAELCRRYGAELVAIDTFAENNDTLTIARSNDPNHRASDKYWLGLASLDELRTNTLESASGALISQYSGFWSLHQPDPMSGECVAATFASTFQSWDLGTCESLLPFMCRSSACPANSIHCANGKCINQSFKCDGSDDCGDGSDELDCAAQCHYHMQSGGDVIESPNYPHKYGALSKCKWTLEGPLGSNIILQFQDFETEKTFDTVQILVGGRTEDKSVSLATLSGKQDLTTQPLVSASNFMIVKFTTDGSVERKGFRATWKTEAKSCGGTLKATLQRQTLTSPNYPKQYPGGLECLYIIKAQAGRIISIEVDDLDINEGRDYLLIRDGESPMSRPIAKLTGKTSNNDKVIISTGSALYLYFKSSLGDSGKGFSLRYIQGCKATITARNGTVTSPAFGLADYPKNQECFFTIRNSMGSPLSLKFDKFIVHKSDNVQVFDGSSTSGLRLHSGNGFTGTTAPKLTLTASSGEMLIKFTSDALHNAAGWSATFSADCPELKPGIGALASSRDTAFGTVVTFTCPIGQEFATGKSKIVTECMKGGNWSVSYIPKCQEVYCGPVPQIDNGFSIGSSNVTYRGVAMYQCYAGFTFSTGAPIEKISCLPDGRWERKPTCMASQCPPLPEVPHANVTLLNGGGRSYGTIVQFECEPGYERNGHPVLICMSNGTWSGDTPRCSRKRCFEFPKIENGFVVDSDRPYYFADDARVQCFKGYKLIGSNIIRCNTDQVFENPPTCEDINECTSTQCDLATTECANTAGSFHCKCRSGFAPTTECRPVGDLGLSNGGVPDESIMTSPSEEGFSKGMVRLTSGGWCGASAEPGANWILIDLKAPTILRGFRTTSVQRIDGNIAFTSAVRLQYSDDLTDSFKDYTNPDGTAVEFRILEPTLSILNLPMPIEARYVRFRIQDYVGAPCIRMEAMGCTRLDCVDINECSKNNGGCDQKCVNSPGSFACACNTGYQLYTTNNTAGFPVEKSETGERDGDIYQRNKTCVPVMCPTLLEPENGKLLTDKNDHHFGDIVKFQCNFGYIMQGSSSLLCLSSGQWNGTVPECNYAKCVSLPDDKLEGLSVVRPEPESVLVPFRDNVTITCNSAGRQLRSTASSGFRQCVYDPKPGLPDYWLSGSQPSCPRVDCYDPMPTPGAEYGQFVDTRFQSNFFFGCQNTFKLAGQTSHHDNVVRCQSDGIWDFGDLRCEGPVCEDPGRPSDGRQIAKSYEQGSEVFFGCNRPGYILINPRPITCMREPECKVIKPLGLTSGKIPDSAINATSERPNYEAKNIRLNSATGWCGKQEAFTYVSVDLGQIYRVKAILVKGVVTNDIVGRPTEIRFFYKQAENENYVVYFPNFNLTMRDPGNYGELAMITLPKYVQARFVILGIVSYMDNACLKFELMGCEEPKKEPLLGYDYGYSPCVDNEPPIFQNCPQQPIIVKRDDNGAILPVNFTEPTAVDNSGSIARLEVKPQNFKTPSYIFKDTVVKYVAFDYDGNVAICEINITIPDVTPPLLQCPQSYVIELVDRQESYDVNFNDTRKRIKTSDESGEVRLTFTPERARITIGAFENVTVTATDKFNNKAFCNFQVSVQASPCVDWELQPPANGAINCLPGDSGIECIATCKSGFRFTDGEPIKTFSCETSRLWKPTSVVPDCVSENTEQADYQVTASVTYRANGAVAQSCLGKYQDVLSQHYAGLNQLLSQRCSAVNVNMNVTFLKSVPSLLDENVVNMDFILSILPAIRQPQLYALCGSTLNLIFDLSVPYASAVIDSLLNISNIGNQCPPLRALKSNISRGFTCSVGEVLNMDTSDVPRCLHCPAGTYVAVGQNICTYCPRGYYQNRDRQGTCLRCPAGTYTKEEGSKSLNDCVPVCGYGTYSPTGLVPCLECPRNSFTTDPPTGGFKDCQACPQNMFTFQPAASNKDLCRQKCAPGTYSSTGLAPCSPCPVNFYQSNVGSQTCNECPSNMRTDGPGTKGREECKPVICGEGACQHGGLCVPMGHGVQCFCPAGFSGKRCEIDIDECASQPCYNGGSCTDLPQGYRCDCPAGYSGINCQEEVSDCSENTCPARAMCKNEPGFKNFTCLCRSGYTGEDCDVTIDPCTANGNPCSNGASCKALQQGRYKCECLPGWEGFNCETNIDDCAENPCLLGANCTDLVNDFQCACPPGFTGKRCEEKIDLCLSEPCKHGTCVDRLFDHECVCHPGWSGPSCDINIDDCADRPCANDGTCVDLVNGYSCTCEPGYTGKNCQHTIDDCESNPCQNGATCVDQLDGFTCKCRPGYVGLSCEAEIDECLSDPCNPVGTERCLDLDNKFECVCRDGFTGELCETDIDDCASNPCMNNAQCRDRVGGFDCVCQEGWSGLHCETQITTCNTVLPCQNNANCIDLFQDYFCVCPSGTDGKNCETAPERCIGNPCMHGGKCQDFGSGLNCTCPMDYSGIGCQYEFDACDANVCQNGATCIDIGEGYTCACPKGFTGKNCEEDIIDCKDNSCPPGATCVDLTNGFYCQCPFNMTGDDCRKTIQVDYDLYFSDASRSTAAQVVPFFTGESSSLTIAMWVQFAQKDDTGIFFTLYGVESPNMASNRRLMLQAHSSGVQVSLFADFQDVFLSFGEYTSVNDGQWHHVAIVWDGVTGQLQLITEGLIASKVEYAQGHALPQFLWSVLGRPQPDDSKYAVSYSETGFQGTVTKAQVWARALDITSEIQKQVRDCRSEPVLYNGLILNWSGYEHTSGGVERTVPSMCGQRRCPNGYTGPNCQQLQVDKEPPVVEHCPGDLWVIAKNGSAVVTWDEPHFSDNIGVTKIVERNGHRPGTTLLWGSYDITYIASDAAGNTASCSFKVSLLTEFCPPLADPVGGAQVCKDWGAGGQFKVCEIACNPGLRFSEEVPEFYTCGAEGFWRPTRDTSMPLVYPSCSPSKPAQRVFRIKMLFPSDVLCNKAGQGVLRQKVTNSVNSLNRDWNFCSYSVEGTRECKDIQIDVKCDHYRGGQSNRNKRQVKDGGVYVLEAEIPVLNDADEPDTRGRQGRQQTGGDTYTLEISFPAVNDPVIHTSSGERSTVKTLLEKLILEDDQFAVQDILPNTVPDPGSLELGSEYACPVGQVVMIPDCVPCAIGTFYDTTNKTCIACERGTYQSEAGQLQCSKCPVIAGRPGVTAGPGARSAANCKERCPAGKYFDSETGLCRPCGHGFYQPNEGSFGCELCGLGQTTRSAEATSRKECRDECSSGMQLGVDGRCEPCPRGTYRLQGVQPSCAACPLGRTTPKVGSKSVEECTLPVCSPGTYLNGTLNMCEECPKGFYQSESQQTTCIHCPPNHSTKITGATSASECTNPCEQIAEGRPHCDPNAYCILVRETNDFKCECKPGFNGTGMECTDVCDGFCENQGNCVKDLKGTPSCRCVGSFTGPHCAERSEFAYIAGGIAGAVIFIIVIVLLIWMICVRSTKKRDPKKMLSPAMDQTGSQVNFYYGAHTPYAESIAPSHHSTYAHYYDDEEDGWEMPNFYNETYMKDGLHGGGKMSTLARSNASLYGTKDDLYDRLKRHAYTGKKEKSDSDSEVQ, encoded by the exons GTTGGGAATTACGTGGTTTacattgttataaatattttaatataaaacattcTTGGGAGAAAAGTGCTGAATTATGTAGAAG GTATGGCGCTGAGTTGGTGGCCATTGACACATTTGCCGAAAATAATGATACATTAACGATAGCCCGCTCCAATGATCCCAATCATAGGGCCTCCGATAAATATTGGCTGGGTTTGGCCTCTTTGGATGAACTGAGAACCAATACCTTGGAATCGGCTTCGGGAGCTTTAATCTCACAATACTCGGGTTTCTGGTCTTTACATCAACCCGATCCTATGTCTGGTGAATGTGTAGCAGCCACATTTGCTTCCACATTCCAATCTTGGGATTTGGGCACCTGCGAAAGTTTATTGCCCTTCATGTGCCGTTCCTCGGCTTGTCCGGCCAACTCTATACACTGTGCCAATGGCAAGTGCATCAATCAAAGTTTCAAGTGTGATGGCTCTGATGATTGTGGTGATGGTTCTGATGAATTGGATTGTGCCGCTCAGTGTCACTATCATATGCAGTCGGGTGGTGATGTCATAGAGAGTCCTAATTATCCTCATAAGTACGGTGCTCTCTCCAAATGCAAATGGACTTTGGAAGGTCCCTTGGGCAGCAATATTATTTTGCAGTTCCAGGATTTCGAAACGGAAAAAACTTTTGATACTGTGCAGATTTTGGTAGGCGGACGCACGGAAGACAAATCGGTTTCATTGGCCACTTTGAGTGGTAAGCAGGACTTAACTACTCAACCTCTAGTCTCGGCCTCGAATTTCATGATTGTTAAATTCACCACTGATGGCAGTGTGGAACGTAAGGGTTTCCGTGCCACCTGGAAAACTGAAGCTAAAAGCTGTGGTGGCACTTTGAAGGCCACTCTGCAACGTCAAACCTTAACCAGTCCCAATTATCCCAAACAATATCCCGGCGGTTTGGAGTGCCTTTATATTATTAAGGCTCAAGCTGGTCGCATAATTTCCATTGAAGTCGATGATTTGGATATAAATGAGGGTCGCGATTATCTGCTTATACGTGATGGTGAATCACCCATGAGTCGTCCCATTGCTAAACTTACCGGCAAAACCAGCAACAATGATAAGGTTATTATCTCCACCGGCAGtgctttgtatttgtatttcaaGTCCAGCTTGGGAGATTCTGGCAAGGGTTTCAGTTTGAGATATATACAAGGTTGCAAGGCCACTATTACAGCTCGTAATGGCACCGTAACTTCACCCGCTTTCGGTCTGGCTGACTATCCCAAGAACCAGGAGTGTTTCTTTACCATACGCAACAGCATGGGCTCGCCTTTGTCTTTGAAGTTTGACAAGTTTATTGTACACAAAAGCGATAATGTTCAGGTGTTTGATGGTTCGTCTACCTCAGGTCTTCGTTTGCATTCGGGTAATGGTTTTACCGGCACCACAGCACCAAAACTTACCCTAACCGCTTCCTCCGGAGAAATGCTTATCAAATTTACTTCCGATGCTTTGCATAATGCTGCtgg ATGGTCTGCTACCTTCTCAGCTGATTGCCCCGAGTTGAAACCTGGTATTGGTGCTTTGGCCTCCAGCCGTGATACTGCTTTTGGCACAGTTGTTACCTTTACTTGTCCCATAGGCCAGGAGTTTGCCACCGGCAAAAGTAAAATCGTTACTGAATGTATGAAGGGTGGTAACTGGAGTGTGTCCTATATACCCAAATGTCAAG AGGTATATTGCGGTCCTGTACCCCAAATAGACAATGGCTTCTCAATTGGCTCATCAAATGTCACCTATCGCGGTGTAGCCATGTATCAATGTTATGCTGGTTTTACATTTAGCACTGGAGCTCCCATTGAAAAGATCTCCTGTTTGCCCGATGGCCGCTGGGAACGTAAACCCACTTGCATGGCTTCCCAATGTCCTCCCTTGCCTGAAGTGCCACATGCTAATGTTACGCTCTTAAATGGTGGTGGTCGTAGCTACGGCACCATTGTTCAATTTGAATGTGAACCTGGCTATGAACGCAATGGTCATCCAGTCTTAATATGCATGTCCAATGGTACCTGGAGTGGTGATACACCACGTTGCTCCCGCAAACGTTGCTTCGAATTCCCCAAGATTGAAAATGGTTTTGTGGTTGATTCCGATCGTCCCTACTACTTCGCGGATGATGCTAGAGTTCAGTGTTTTAAGGGTTACAAGCTAATTGGCAGCAATATTATTCGTTGCAATACTGATCAAGTTTTCGAAAATCCTCCTACCTGCGAAGATATCAATGAATGTACATCAACCCAATGTGATTTGGCAACTACAGAATGTGCAAATACAGCTGGTTCCTTCCATTGCAAGTGTCGCTCTGGCTTTGCTCCTACAACTGAGTGTCGTCCAGTAGGTGATTTGGGTCTTAGCAATGGTGGTGTTCCTGACGAGAGTATTATGACTTCACCCAGTGAAGAAGGTTTTTCAAAGGGCATGGTACGCTTAACATCAGGCGGTTGGTGTGGCGCTTCTGCTGAACCTGGAGCAAATTGGATTTTGATTGATCTCAAAGCACCCACTATTTTGCGTGGTTTCCGTACCACCTCGGTTCAGCGCATTGATGGCAATATTGCCTTTACCTCGGCTGTAAGACTTCAATACAGTGATGATTTGACCGATAGTTTCAAAGATTATACCAATCCCGATGGCACTGCCGTAGAATTTAGAATCCTCGAACCTACCCTATCAATTCTGAACCTTCCTATGCCCATTGAAGCCCGCTATGTTCGTTTCCGCATTCAAGATTATGTTGGTGCTCCCTGCATACGCATGGAGGCTATGGGCTGTACTCGTCTTGATTGTGTAGACATCAACGAATGCTCCAAGAATAATGGTGGATGTGATCAAAAGTGTGTCAATTCTCCCGGAAGTTTTGCTTGTGCTTGTAATACTGGCTATCAACTTTATACCACCAATAATACTGCTGGCTTCCCTGTTGAGAAATCAGAAACTGGCGAACGTGATGGCGATATCTATCAACGTAATAAGACCTGTGTACCCGTCATGTGCCCAACTCTCTTGGAACCAGAAAATGGTAAACTGTTAACCGATAAAAATGATCATCATTTTGGTGATATTGTCAAGTTCCAGTGTAATTTCGGTTACATAATGCAAGGCAGTTCATCATTGTTGTGCTTATCGAGTGGTCAATGGAATGGCACAGTACCCGAGTGTAATT ATGCCAAATGCGTTTCATTGCCTGATGACAAATTGGAAGGCTTATCCGTAGTTCGCCCTGAACCTGAATCTGTTTTGGTGCCATTCCGCGATAATGTTACTATTACTTGCAACTCTGCTGGTCGTCAGTTAAGATCTACTGCCTCATCTGGATTCCGTCAATGTGTTTACGATCCCAAACCTGGTCTACCCGATTACTGGTTATCTGGTTCTCAACCATCTTGTCCTCGTGTAGATTGTTATGACCCTATGCCAACACCTGGCGCTGAATATGGCCAATTTGTTGATACCCGTTTCCAAAGCAATTTCTTCTTTGGTTGCCAAAACACCTTCAAATTAGCTGGTCAAACTTCTCATCACGACAATGTTGTACGTTGTCAATCTGATGGTATTTGGGACTTTGGAGATTTGCGTTGTGAAGGCCCCGTTTGTGAAGATCCTGGTCGTCCCAGTGATGGTCGTCAAATTGCCAAGAGCTATGAACAGGGATCTGAAGTATTCTTTGGCTGCAACCGTCCCGGTTATATTCTTATTAATCCAAGACCTATTACCTGTATGCGTGAGCCAGAGTGCAAAGTCATCAAGCCTTTGGGTTTGACTTCAGGAAAAATACCAGATTCTGCCATTAATGCCACCTCAGAGCGTCCCAACTATGAAGCCAAAAATATTCGTCTCAACTCAGCTACTGGTTGGTGTGGCAAGCAAGAAGCTTTCACTTATGTCAGTGTAGATTTGGGTCAAATCTATCGTGTTAAGGCCATTCTTGTCAAGGGTGTTGTAACCAACGATATTGTTGGTCGTCCCACCGAAATTCGTTTCTTCTACAAACAAGCCGAAAATGAAAACTATGTGGTTTATTTCCCCAACTTTAACTTGACCATGCGTGATCCTGGTAATTATGGTGAACTTGCCATGATAACTCTGCCAAAATATGTGCAAGCCCGCTTTGTTATCTTGGGTATTGTCAGTTATATGGACAATGcttgtttgaaatttgaattgatgGGCTGTGAAGAACCCAAAAAGGAACCATTGCTAGGTTATGATTATGGTTACTCACCTTGTGTTGACAACGAACCACCCATTTTCCAAAATTGTCCTCAACAACCCATCATTGTAAAACGTGATGATAATGGCGCTATACTGCCTGTCAATTTCACGGAACCTACTGCTGTCGATAATTCGGGTTCAATTGCTCGTTTGGAAGTTAAACCTCAAAACTTTAAGACACCTTCGTATATTTTCAAGGATACAGTTGTGAAATATGTGGCATTCGATTACGATGGCAATGTGGCCATTTGTGAAATTAATATAACAATTCCCGATGTCACTCCACCACTATTGCAATGTCCTCAAAGTTATGTTATTGAGTTGGTGGATCGCCAGGAAAGCTATGATGTCAACTTTAACGATACTCGCAAACGTATCAAGACCTCTGATGAGTCAGGTGAAGTGCGTTTGACTTTCACACCAGAACGTGCAAGAATTACCATTGGAGCTTTTGAAAATGTTACTGTTACCGCTACAGATAAGTTCAACAACAAGGCCTTCTGTAACTTCCAAGTCTCAGTGCAAGCTTCTCCCTGTGTTGACTGGGAACTACAACCTCCGGCAAATGGTGCCATTAACTGTTTACCTGGAGATAGTGGCATCGAGTGTATAGCTACTTGTAAATCTGGTTTCCGCTTTACAGATGGAGAACCTATTAAGACCTTTTCTTGCGAAACATCACGCTTATGGAAGCCTACATCGGTTGTACCTGATTGTGTGTCAGAAAATACTGAACAAGCTGATTACCAAGTAACTGCCTCGGTGACATATCGTGCTAATGGTGCTGTTGCTCAATCTTGTCTTGGCAAATATCAGGATGTATTGTCTCAACATTATGCCGGCCTTAATCAACTACTTTCGCAACGTTGCTCAGCTGTTAATGTTAACATGAATGTTACTTTCCTGAAGTCAGTGCCCAGTTTATTGGATGAAAATGTTGTTAACATGGACTTTATATTGTCGATCTTACCAGCCATCAGACAACCACAATTGTATGCACTTTGTGGTTCCACTTTGAATTTGATTTTCGACTTGAGTGTTCCATATGCCAGTGCTGTTATCGATTCTCTCTTGAACATTTCCAATATTGGCAATCAATGTCCCCCACTTCGTGCTTTGAAGAGTAATATTTCTCGTGGCTTTACTTGTAGTGTGGGTGAAGTTTTGAATATGGATACCAGCGATGTACCCAGATGTTTACATTGTCCTGCTGGTACTTAtgtagctgttggccaaaataTCTGCACATACTGCCCACGTGGTTACTATCAGAATCGTGACCGTCAAGGAACCTGCCtacgttgtcctgctggaactTATACCAAAGAAGAAGGATCAAAATCTTTGAATGATTGTGTGCCGGTATGCGGTTATGGTACCTATTCTCCTACTGGTTTAGTACCCTGTTTGGAATGTCCTCGCAATTCATTTACCACCGATCCTCCAACTGGTGGCTTCAAAGACTGCCAAGCCTGTCCTCAAAACATGTTCACCTTCCAACCTGCCGCTTCTAACAAAGACTTATGTAGACAAAAGTGTGCTCCTGGTACTTACTCATCGACCGGCCTAGCTCCTTGTTCACCTTGTCCAGTTAATTTCTACCAGAGCAATGTTGGCTCACAAACCTGTAACGAATGTCCTTCGAACATGCGCACCGATGGTCCTGGTACTAAAGGTCGTGAAGAATGTAAACCTGTTATTTGTGGAGAAGGAGCCTGTCAACATGGAGGTCTGTGTGTGCCAATGGGACATGGAGTTCAATGTTTCTGTCCAGCCGGCTTTTCTGGTAAACGCTGCGAAATCGATATCGATGAATGTGCTTCACAACCTTGTTATAATGGTGGCTCATGTACTGATTTACCACAAGGTTATCGCTGCGATTGTCCAGCTGGATACTCTGGTATCAATTGTCAGGAGGAAGTAAGTGATTGCTCGGAAAATACCTGCCCAGCTCGTGCAATGTGCAAGAATGAACCAGGCTTCAAAAACTTTACTTGTCTGTGCCGCAGTGGCTACACTGGTGAAGATTGTGATGTCACTATTGATCCTTGCACTGCCAATGGAAATCCCTGCTCAAATGGTGCCAGCTGTAAGGCTTTGCAACAAGGTCGTTACAAATGTGAATGTTTACCAGGTTGGGAAGGTTTCAATTGTGAAACAAATATAGATGATTGTGCCGAAAATCCATGTCTTTTGGGTGCAAACTGTACGGATTTGGTTAATGATTTCCAATGCGCATGTCCTCCTGGCTTTACGGGCAAACGTTGCGAAGAGAAGATAGACTTGTGTCTGTCGGAACCCTGCAAACATGGTACTTGTGTGGACCGTCTGTTTGATCATGAGTGTGTGTGTCATCCTGGATGGTCTGGTCCATCATGTGATATTAATATAGATGATTGTGCTGATCGCCCTTGTGCTAACGATGGAACTTGTGTTGATTTGGTGAATGGCTATAGTTGTACTTGTGAACCTGGTTACACCGGCAAGAATTGCCAGCATACAATTGATGATTGTGAATCGAACCCTTGTCAAAATGGAGCTACCTGTGTTGATCAATTGGATGGTTTTACTTGCAAGTGCCGTCCAGGCTATGTCGGTTTAAGCTGTGAAGCTGAAATTGATGAGTGCTTAAGTGATCCTTGCAATCCAGTGGGCACAGAACGTTGCTTGGATTTGGACAATAAATTCGAATGCGTTTGTAGAGATGGTTTCACTGGTGAACTCTGCGAAACAGACATTGATGATTGCGCCAGCAATCCCTGTATGAATAATGCCCAATGCCGTGATCGTGTTGGAGGATTCGACTGTGTGTGTCAAGAAGGCTGGAGTGGTTTGCATTGTGAAACACAAATCACCACATGTAATACCGTGCTGCCTTGTCAAAACAATGCCAACTGTATCGATTTGTTCCAAGACTACTTCTGCGTTTGTCCTAGTGGCACTGATGGTAAAAACTGCGAAACTGCTCCAGAACGTTGTATTGGTAATCCATGTATGCATGGTGGTAAATGTCAAGATTTTGGCTCTGGCTTGAACTGTACCTGCCCCATGGACTATTCGGGTATTGGTTGTCAATATGAATTCGATGCCTGTGATGCTAATGTTTGCCAAAATGGAGCCACTTGCATTGATATTGGTGAAGGTTATACATGTGCCTGTCCTAAAGGATTTACTGGCAAGAACTGCGAAGAAGATATCATTGACTGCAAAGACAATTCATGTCCTCCTGGCGCCACCTGTGTCGATTTAACCAACGGCTTCTATTGTCAATGTCCTTTCAATATGACCGGAGACGATTGCCGCAAGACAATTCAAGTTGACTATGATCTTTACTTCAGTGATGCTTCACGTTCTACTGCTGCTCAAGTTGTACCCTTCTTTACGGGTGAATCTTCCAGCCTTACAATTGCCATGTGGGTACAATTTGCTCAAAAGGATGATACTGGAATCTTTTTCACCTTGTATGGTGTGGAATCTCCCAATATGGCCAGCAATCGTCGCCTTATGTTACAAGCTCATTCCAGTGGTGTACAAGTTTCTTTGTTCGCTGACTTCCAAGATGTATTCCTTTCCTTTGGCGAATATACTTCGGTCAATGATGGCCAATGGCATCATGTAGCTATTGTATGGGATGGAGTCACCGGTCAGTTGCAGCTTATTACCGAAGGTCTTATCGCCAGCAAGGTAGAATATGCTCAAGGTCATGCATTGCCACAATTCTTGTGGTCTGTGCTCGGTCGTCCACAACCTGATGATTCGAAATATGCTGTATCTTATTCGGAAACTGGCTTCCAAGGAACTGTTACCAAAGCTCAGGTATGGGCTCGTGCCTTAGATATTACTTCGGAAATCCAGAAACAAGTACGTGACTGCCGTTCCGAACCAGTGCTGTACAATGGTCTAATCTTGAATTGGTCTGGTTATGAACACACCTCTGGTGGTGTTGAACGTACCGTACCCTCAATGTGTGGTCAACGCAGATGTCCCAATGGTTATACTGGACCTAACTGCCAACAGTTGCAAGTTGACAAGGAACCACCAGTAGTCGAACACTGTCCTGGAGATTTGTGGGTTATTGCCAAGAATGGTTCTGCCGTTGTTACTTGGGATGAACCTCACTTTAGCGATAATATTGGTGTAACGAAAATAGTCGAACGTAATGGCCATCGTCCTGGTACCACACTTTTGTGGGGCTCTTACGATATAACTTATATCGCCTCAGATGCCGCTGGCAATACAGCTTCCTGCAGTTTCAAGGTTTCATTATTGa ctGAATTCTGTCCTCCCTTGGCCGATCCTGTGGGTGGTGCACAAGTTTGCAAAGATTGGGGTGCCGGTGGCCAGTTTAAGGTATGTGAAATTGCCTGTAATCCTGGCTTGAGATTCTCCGAAGAAGTTCCTGAATTCTATACTTGTGGTGCTGAAGGCTTTTGGCGACCAACTCGTGATACTTCTATGCCTCTTGTGTATCCCTCATGTTCTC CTTCTAAACCTGCCCAACGTGTGTTCCGCATTAAAATGCTCTTCCCCTCGGATGTGCTTTGCAACAAGGCCGGTCAAGGAGTACTTAGACAAAAGGTTACCAACTCTGTTAATTCTCTTAATCGTGATTGGAACTTCTGTTCGTATTCTGTGGAGGGAACTAGGGAGTGCAAGGATATTCAAATCGATGTCAAGTGTGATCACTATCGCGGCGGTCAAAGTAACCGTAATAAACGCCAAGTCAAGGATGGTGGAGTTTATGTTTTAGAAGCTGAAATTCCAGTATTGAA CGACGCCGATGAACCAGACACACGTGGTCGACAAGGACGCCAACAAACTGGCGGCGACACATACACGCTGGAAATTTCTTTCCCGGCAGTGAa CGATCCCGTGATACACACTTCCTCGGGAGAACGTTCCACCGTTAAGACTTTGTTGGAGAAACTTATTTTGGAGGATGATCAATTTGCTGTGCAGGATATATTGCCCAATACTGTACCTGATCCAGGTTCTTTGGAGCTGGGCTCTGAATATGCTTGCCCTGTGGGCCAAGTTGTCATGATACCCGATTGTGTTCCCTGTGCTATTGGCACTTTCTACGATACCACCAACAAGACTTGTATTGCCTGTGAACGCGGCACCTATCAATCTGAAGCCGGCCAATTGCAATGCAGCAAGTGTCCTGTTATAGCTGGTCGCCCTGGCGTTACTGCTGGACCAGGAGCTCGCTCGGCAGCCAATTGCAAAGAACGCTGTCCTGCTGGCAAATACTTTGACTCTGAAACCGGTTTGTGCAGACCTTGTGGTCATGGCTTTTATCAACCCAATGAAGGTTCCTTTGGCTGTGAATTGTGTGGTTTGGGACAAACTACACGTTCGGCTGAAGCTACATCACGCAAAGAATGCCGTGATGAATGTTCTTCGGGCATGCAGCTGGGTGTGGATGGTCGTTGTGAACCCTGTCCTCGTGGTACTTATCGCCTGCAAGGAGTACAACCTTCTTGTGCTGCCTGTCCTTTGGGTCGCACTACACCCAAGGTGGGCTCCAAATCAGTGGAAGAATGTACCTTACCCGTTTGCTCACCCGGTACCTATCTCAATGGTACCCTCAACATGTGTGAAGAATGTCCCAAGGGCTTCTATCAATCCGAGTCTCAACAAACTACTTGCATACACTGTCCACCCAACCATAGTACTAAGATTACCGGCGCCACCTCTGCTTCAGAATGTACAAATCCCTGTGAACAAATTGCCGAAGGCAGACCGCATTGCGATCCAAATGCCTATTGCATATTGGTGCGCGAAACCAATGACTTCAAGTGTGAGTGTAAACCAGGCTTTAATGGCACTGGCATGGAGTGTACTGATGTGTGCGATGGTTTCTGTGAAAATCAAGGCAACTGTGTCAAGGACTTGAAGGGTACACCTTCCTGTCGCTGTGTGGGTTCATTTACTGGACCTCATTGTGCCGAACGTTCCGAATTTGCCTACATAGCTGGTGGTATTGCCGGTGCCGTTATCTTCATCATAGTCATAGTGCTATTGATTTGGATGATTTGCGTGCGCTCCACTAAGAAACGTGATCCCAAGAAGATGCTTTCGCCAGCTATGGATCAAACAGGATCTCAAGTGAACTTCTATTATGGAGCTCATACGCCGTATGCGGAATCTATTGCTCCTTCACATCACAGCACGTACGCTCACTACTACGATGATGAGGAAGATGGTTGGGAGATGCCAAATTTCTACAATGAGACCTACATGAAGGATG GTTTACATGGTGGCGGTAAAATGAGTACCTTGGCTAGATCGAATGCTTCTCTGTATGGCACCAAGGATGATCTATATGATCGGCTAAAACGACATGCCTATACAGGCAAAAAAG AAAAGAGTGATAGTGATAGTGAAGTACAGTAA